The genomic DNA AGATTTGAGGCGAATTTTAATGCTATAAGCAGATTTGGAGCATTAAAAGGTGGAGGGCTAACAAGGCTTGCATTTAGTAAAGAAGACTTGGAAGCTAGAAATTTTCTTATAAATTTAATAGAAGAAAATGGCTTTAAACTTAAAATTGACAATGTTGGCAACATCTTTGCCATCTATGATGATGGCTGTGAGCCAGGCGAGAAGCCAGTTTGTGTGGGCTCTCACATAGATAGCGTGCCAAATGGTGGCTTTTATGATGGTACGCTTGGCGTTATGGCTGGACTTGAAGCATTAACCTCGATAAAAGAAGCTGGCATTAAGCTAAAGCGTCCGCTTTGGCTCATAAATTTTTGCTGTGAAGAATCAAGTCGTTTCAAGACAGCGACCATTGGCAGCAAGATAATAAGCGGCAAACTTGGTCTACAAAGGCTTCATGAGCTAAAAGACGAAGATGGCATTTCGCTTTTTGAAGCGATGAGTAAATTTGGACTTGAACCACAAAATTTAAATGATTCTCTTTTAAAAGAACACTCACTTCATTCATATTTAGAACTTCACATTGAACAAGGTCCAGTGCTTGAGCGAAGCGGCATAAGCGTTGGCGTAGTAAGTGGGATCGCCGCTCCTATAAGATTTGAAATTATTATTCATGGTAAGGCAGATCACAGCGGTGCGACTCCGATGAATATGCGAAATGACGCCCTGCTCGCTGCTTCACACATAATAATCGCTGCAAATAAATTTGCAAAAAGCAAAAAAACAGCTGTAGCAACCGTTGGTTACGCACATGCAAAACCAGGCGTTTTAAACGTCGTGCCAGGCGAGGCAAGGCTTGGAGTTGATCTAAGAGATATTGATAAGACAAGCTTAGAAGAGCTAAATTTAGAGCTTAGAAATTTTATAAAAGAGCTAAGTAGTGAGCTAAAATTTAGTTATGAGATAAGAGAACTAAGTAGTGACGAGCCAGTAAAACTAAGCGATCATGCTATAAATTTACTAAGCGAAGAGGCTGCTAAACTGGGCATAAAAACGCTTACTTTGCCAAGCGGAGCTGGACACGATGCGATGAATCTAACAAAACTTGCAAGTAGCGTTGGCATGCTTTTTATACCTTGCGTTGGTGGCATCAGTCACAATATAGCAGAAGCTATAAATTTTGATGATGCTTTCAAAGCTACACAAATTTTAACAAATGTACTAATTAAACTATCAAATGAATAAGGAGAAATCTATGGATAAGATAGCAAATTTGGCTCTTTCTTTAAAAGATGAGCTGATCAAGGATCGCAGGTATTTTCACTCGCATCCAGAGACTGGTTGGTTTACATTTTTTACAACCGCTGTGTTAGCAAAGAGGCTTAGTGATCTTGGTTATGAAATAAGCCTTGGTGACAAGGTTGTTAAAGCCGATGCAAGGCTTGGTCTTGGCTCAAAAGAGCAGTGCGAAAAAGCAATAGAAAGAGCCAAAAAGCTCCTAAGTCCTGAAGAGGCAAAATATCTTCCTTATATGAAAGATGGCCTAACTGGCTTAACAGCCTTCATCGACACAAAAAGGCCTGGTAAATTTACAGCATTTAGATTTGACATTGATAGTGTTGATGTGACAGAGAGCGACGAGCCTACTCATAGACCTTATAAAGAGGGTTTTGGTGCAGATATCGCTGGTATCACGCATGCTTGTGGGCATGATGGTCATATATCTATAGGCCTTGGTGTGGCAAAACTTATAGCTGAAAATTTAGATGATCTAAATGGTAAGTTTAAATTTATCTTCCAAACGGCAGAAGAGGGCACAAGAGGTGCTGTGGCTATGGAAGCTGCTGGTGTGCTTGATGGTGTAGAGTACCTACTGGGCGGTCATATCGGCTTTCAAGCAAAAACCAATAGAGGCATCATCTGCGGGACAAATAAGCTACTTGCAACTTCAAAATTTGACGTACATATCACTGGTCGTTCAGCTCATGCAGCAGGAGCACCTCAAGATGGCGCAAATGCCCTTTTGGCTGCATCTCAAATGGCGCTAAGCATGCATGGTATCACAAGACATGCAAAAGGCGTGACTAGGATAAACGTAGGCGTTTTAAAAGCAGGTGAAGGCAGAAATGTCATCGCACCAAATGGCTATATAGCTTGCGAAACAAGAGGTGAAGACACAAATTTAAATGATTTTATGTATGAAAAATGCATGGATATTGTTAAAGGTGTGAGCGAAATTTATGGCGTAGAGAGCAAAGTCGTAAAAACTGGCGGCACAAACGGAGCCGATAGCGACAAAGAAGTAACTGAAATTTTCTATGAAGCTGCAAAGCAAAGTCCTTTTATAGATGATGACAAGATCGTAAAAGAGCTTGATTTTGGTGCTTGTGAAGATTTTGCTCATTTTATGAGAGCTTTGCAAGATAGGGGCGCAAAGAGTGGTTATATGATGATCGGCACAAATTTAAAAGCAGGCCATCACAACTGCAAATTTGACT from Campylobacter concisus includes the following:
- a CDS encoding amidohydrolase, yielding MDKIANLALSLKDELIKDRRYFHSHPETGWFTFFTTAVLAKRLSDLGYEISLGDKVVKADARLGLGSKEQCEKAIERAKKLLSPEEAKYLPYMKDGLTGLTAFIDTKRPGKFTAFRFDIDSVDVTESDEPTHRPYKEGFGADIAGITHACGHDGHISIGLGVAKLIAENLDDLNGKFKFIFQTAEEGTRGAVAMEAAGVLDGVEYLLGGHIGFQAKTNRGIICGTNKLLATSKFDVHITGRSAHAAGAPQDGANALLAASQMALSMHGITRHAKGVTRINVGVLKAGEGRNVIAPNGYIACETRGEDTNLNDFMYEKCMDIVKGVSEIYGVESKVVKTGGTNGADSDKEVTEIFYEAAKQSPFIDDDKIVKELDFGACEDFAHFMRALQDRGAKSGYMMIGTNLKAGHHNCKFDFDEECLVAGVDVYLRSAYKLNGVKK
- a CDS encoding M20 family metallo-hydrolase, giving the protein MINFKRFEANFNAISRFGALKGGGLTRLAFSKEDLEARNFLINLIEENGFKLKIDNVGNIFAIYDDGCEPGEKPVCVGSHIDSVPNGGFYDGTLGVMAGLEALTSIKEAGIKLKRPLWLINFCCEESSRFKTATIGSKIISGKLGLQRLHELKDEDGISLFEAMSKFGLEPQNLNDSLLKEHSLHSYLELHIEQGPVLERSGISVGVVSGIAAPIRFEIIIHGKADHSGATPMNMRNDALLAASHIIIAANKFAKSKKTAVATVGYAHAKPGVLNVVPGEARLGVDLRDIDKTSLEELNLELRNFIKELSSELKFSYEIRELSSDEPVKLSDHAINLLSEEAAKLGIKTLTLPSGAGHDAMNLTKLASSVGMLFIPCVGGISHNIAEAINFDDAFKATQILTNVLIKLSNE